One Oryza glaberrima chromosome 11, OglaRS2, whole genome shotgun sequence genomic region harbors:
- the LOC127755523 gene encoding serine carboxypeptidase-like 45 produces the protein MQALVSSNRRPLAIVVAAPVLQMLLIAALLHLGSCNGGDRIERLPGQPEVSFGQYAGYVGVDDKGQRALFYYFVEAELDPATKPLVLWLNGGPGCSSLGVGAFSENGPFRPSGQVLVKNEYSWNKEANVIYLETPAGVGYSYSADAAYYQGVDDKMTAMDNMVFLQRWLEKFPQYKGRELYISGESYAGHYIPQLADVMVEFNKKNKIFNLKGIALGNPVLEFTTDFNSRAEYFWSHGLISDSTYRIFTSVCNYSRYVTEYYGGSLTPLCARVMNQVTRETSRFVDKYDVTLDVCLSSVLSQSKILTPHQQVGQRIDVCVEDETVNYLNRKDVQEALHAKLIGVKNWAVCSSVLEYELLNLQIPTINIVGSLVKSGIRVLVYSGDQDSVIPLTGSRTLVQNLARDLGLKTSVPYRVWFEGQQVGGWTQVYGDMLSFATIRGASHEAPFSQPERSLVLFRAFLQGRPLPETFS, from the exons ATGCAGGCTCTGGTGAGCTCCAACAGGAGGCCATTGGCCATTGTGGTTGCAGCACCAGTACTCCAGATGCTACTAATTGCTGCATTGCTCCATCTGGGTTCTTGCAATGGAGGAGACAGGATCGAGAGGCTACCAGGGCAGCCTGAGGTGAGCTTTGGGCAGTATGCTGGCTACGTTGGTGTGGATGACAAGGGCCAGAGGGCTCTCTTCTACTACTTTGTGGAGGCTGAGCTTGATCCTGCCACAAAGCCCCTTGTGCTCTGGCTCAATGGAG GTCCTGGCTGTTCTTCACTTGGTGTTGGAGCTTTCTCAGAGAATGGCCCATTCAGGCCAAGTGGGCAGGTGCTAGTGAAGAATGAGTACAGTTGGAACAAAG AGGCCAATGTGATCTACCTGGAGACACCAGCTGGTGTTGGTTACTCCTACTCTGCTGATGCTGCATACTACCAGGGTGTGGATGATAAGATGACAG CAATGGACAATATGGTGTTCTTGCAAAGGTGGCTTGAAAAGTTCCCACAGTACAAAGGCAGAGAACTGTACATTTCTGGAGAAAGCTATGCAG GGCATTACATTCCACAACTTGCTGATGTCATGGTGGAATTTAACAAGAAGAACAAGATCTTCAACCTCAAAGGGATTGCT CTGGGCAATCCTGTTCTTGAATTCACCACTGACTTCAACTCAAGGGCAGAGTACTTCTGGTCCCATGGGCTGATTTCAGACTCAACATACAGAATTTTCACCTCAGTTTGCAACTATTCTCGCTATGTCACCGAGTACTATGGCGGGTCGCTTACCCCACTTTGCGCAAGGGTGATGAACCAAGTGACAAGGGAGACTAGCCGATTCGTCGACAAATACGATGTCACATTGGATGTCTGCCTGTCATCAGTCCTCTCTCAGTCCAAGATCCTCACTCCTCAT CAACAAGTAGGACAGCGAATTGATGTTTGCGTCGAGGACGAGACGGTGAACTACCTGAACCGGAAGGATGTGCAGGAAGCACTCCATGCGAAGCTCATCGGTGTAAAGAATTGGGCAGTTTGCAGCAG tGTTCTTGAGTATGAGCTACTCAATTTGCAGATTCCAACCATTAACATAGTGGGATCACTTGTAAAGTCTGGCATCCGGGTGCTAGTTTACAG CGGTGATCAAGACTCGGTGATCCCGCTAACCGGGAGCAGGACGCTTGTGCAGAACTTGGCGCGCGATTTGGGCCTCAAGACGTCGGTCCCGTACCGGGTTTGGTTTGAAGGGCAGCAG GTTGGTGGATGGACTCAGGTTTATGGAGACATGCTGTCCTTTGCCACCATCAGAGGGGCCTCCCACGAGGCGCCGTTCTCGCAGCCCGAGCGGTCTCTCGTGCTCTTCAGGGCATTCCTTCAGGGAAGGCCTCTGCCAGAAACCTTCTCATGA